The proteins below are encoded in one region of Periplaneta americana isolate PAMFEO1 chromosome 11, P.americana_PAMFEO1_priV1, whole genome shotgun sequence:
- the LOC138708937 gene encoding uncharacterized protein, protein MAGCLSCGEGSNVSPESVRRWTHKLSNVLLSATARKKFHEYLVSREFADGAKLLEFWEKCNDFIAQAETTKHHSRGWKRKSPEKKTRSHTSGAQKYHKTTLKDEAQRIVQFADSYINFDRAQMEALKSAVESGDDKTIVTAITEVKQAAAEMLEDEGYHAFCQNLLTEQGLLKEGN, encoded by the exons ATGGCGGGATGTTTAAGCTGTGGAGAAGGAAGTAATGTATCTCCCGAGAGTGTGAGAAGATGGACTCACAAACTATCAAATGTGTTACTTAGTGCAACAGCGAGAAAAAAGTTTCATGAGTATCTCGTATCTAGGGAGTTTGCAGACGGAGCAAAACTGCTGGAGTTCTGGGAAAAGTGTAATGACTTCATAGCTCAAGCAGAAACGACAAAGCATCATTCTCGAGGATGGAAGAGAAAGAGTCCAGAAAAAAAGACGAG GTCTCACACTTCAGGAGCTCAGAAGTATCacaaaacaacattaaaagaTGAGGCCCAGCGGATTGTGCAATTTGCAGATTCTTACATTAATTTCGATAGAGCACAGATGGAAGCTTTAAAGAGTGCAGTGGAGAGTGGAGATGATAAAACAATAGTTACTGCAATAACTGAAGTAAAACAAGCTGCAGCCGAAATGCTGGAAGATGAAGGCTACCATGCGTTTTGTCAAAACCTGCTCACAGAACAAGGATTATTGAAGGAAGGGAATTGA
- the LOC138708938 gene encoding ejaculatory bulb-specific protein 3-like, protein MKKQLVWLVVIAVACCTASDLNFETVSKDEQSLTSFIGCLLDNGPCSADEAEFRSRLPEVVASICSKCDDTQKQFFVKTSKLVRQKHPEDWDKLVNKYDPEKKYETKLLKVIDEA, encoded by the exons ATGAAGAAACAACTGGTTTGGCTCGTTGTTATTGCTGTTGCATGCTGTACAGCATCAGATCTCAATTTTGAGACCGTTTCGAAGGATGAACAGTCGCTTACCAGCTTCATAGGCTGTTTGCTGGACAACGGTCCTTGCTCTGCTGATGAAGCTGAATTTAGAT CTCGTCTACCTGAAGTTGTTGCCTCAATCTGTAGTAAGTGTGATGACACACAGAAGCAGTTCTTCGTTAAGACATCAAAGCTAGTCCGACAGAAGCATCCTGAAGATTGGGACAAACTTGTAAACAAATATGATCCGGAGAAAAAATACGAGACAAAGTTGCTGAAGGTCATTGACGAAGCGTAG